The sequence AATCAAGGGCCTTCGTCATCAGAGCAGAACCTAGCTCTCGAGCAAGTTTCGCAGGAATGCATTCATCAAAGAAAATCCATACATGCCCACCGCAACCAGAGCGGGAACGTTCTAACGAAGCAAAAATATTTTCAGCCTTACAGGCCGACATAAACGCAGATGCGTCATCCAGCCAATCGCCATCATCAAAATCCACTGCAAGGAATTTACAGGTGTCATCTTCTAAAAGAGGATATATTCCAACAACAAAAGGGCGCGAACCATTCCAGCAAGGTTCCTCACCTCTCAAGTGATTTTCGATTACCGATGCCGTCATCGGCAAAAAACATCGACTTGAACAATCTCCGCATTTTACCTTTGGCTTGTTGCAAACTCCCGGCACCCACTCATTCTTACAGACCGGCTGATAGCCCGACTTTCCCGTTTTGGCACTTTCAAAACGCCTTGCATAGACATCTGGACGCCCCTGAAAAAGCGACTGATACAACTTCACCTTTTCCGAGGCAGGAGAAAATTTATCAATAACAGCAGCGGAGCGTTTTAGCAAGGCTATCCGCTCATCAATCTCCTGCAAGCGTTTTAGCAGAGCTGATTTTTCAGCTTCAAGATCGGAAAGAGTTTCGGTAAACACATGCATCGGTAAAATTTAAATTTTTACCGATGGTTTAAAATTTCGGGTTATTGCCAAGCAAGGTCTTTTTCTCATAAAAAAAGCAAGAAAAAGACCCACAATTCTTCAATTTAAACAAAAAACATACAAATTTCTACGGCACATTTATAAATATGCCGTAGATTTTTACACACAATAAACAATACACAAACATTTGCATTTGTGTATTAAATATTGTATATTTAGACCATGTCCAAAATCATGGTAGCACACGATATTGTAGCCTCATACGACGGCATTGTCAGAACATCCGACTTCAACGAAAACGGAATCCACAATGACGAGCTGTCTAGATTCTGCACTAGCGGAAAACTTTACAGAGTTCGCAAAGGCGTGTACAGTGCCGTTCCGACGAACGAAATAGCAGAAGAACGACTGCTTGCAGAACTCTTGCCCGATGTAGTCATCTGCATGGAATCGGCACTCTACTATTACGGCTATAGCGATCACGCCCCCACGGATTGGACAATTTCCGTGCCTAGGTCATTTTCACGTTCCAGACTTAAAATTGACGGCCTTTTTCTAAAAACGCGTTATGTGCAAGAAGAACTTTTCGACCTTGGGCTAAGCACGGAAAACTTCAACGGGTTCGAACTAAAAATTTACGACCGAGAACGATGCGTCTGCGACTGCTTCAAGTACCGCAACAAAATAGACAGCGAGCTATTCAACAAAGCCTTGAACGCTTACGCAAGCGACCCTCAGAAGAATCTAATGAAACTTCTGGATTACGCCCGGAAAATGCGAGTACAAAAGAAAGTTAGAGAAATTATGGAGGTTCTGTTCAATGGCTGATCGCGCAGCATCGGTACTTGCCAAAATACGAAATAAATCCAAGGAAATGGGCTGGAACAGCATGCAAAGCCTTCAGCTATTTTGCCAGGAAGAATTCATCCGCAGAATCAACCTTTCAAAATACAAAGATACATTTATTTTGAAAGGCGGCCTGCTCATTTACGCGCTTTCAAATTTTGGAAGCAGAACAACCCGAGACGCAGATTTTCTCGTTGAGAACCTCTCAAATTCTCCAGAAAAAATGCGCGAAATCATTCACGAGATAATAAATACGGAATCAGAAAATGACTTTGTAACTTTCGAATTGGCAAATCTAAAAGAGATTGCCAAAGAAAAGAAATACACTGGGGTTTCTGCATTTCTCATCGTGAAAATCAAAAACACCCGTACAGGGATAAACATTGATTTTGGATTTGGAGACACAATCATTCCAAAACCAAAAACAGCAACCTTTCCTGTTCAAGTCGAAGGGTTTTCATGCCCTCAAGTAAGAGTTTACCCCGTAGAAACAATCATCGCGGAAAAAATTGACGCAATCCTTGATCGAATGGAACTTTCCAGCCGAATGAAAGACTATTTTGACATTCACTTCATTCTTCAAAATTTTGATTTTGATGGTGCAACATTGAAAACCGCCATCGCGAGGACCTTCGAAAATCGACAACGTAATTACGATATGAATCGTTTTCAGAAAGTCCTTCAATTTCACAA is a genomic window of Fibrobacter sp. UWH6 containing:
- a CDS encoding nucleotidyl transferase AbiEii/AbiGii toxin family protein, translating into MADRAASVLAKIRNKSKEMGWNSMQSLQLFCQEEFIRRINLSKYKDTFILKGGLLIYALSNFGSRTTRDADFLVENLSNSPEKMREIIHEIINTESENDFVTFELANLKEIAKEKKYTGVSAFLIVKIKNTRTGINIDFGFGDTIIPKPKTATFPVQVEGFSCPQVRVYPVETIIAEKIDAILDRMELSSRMKDYFDIHFILQNFDFDGATLKTAIARTFENRQRNYDMNRFQKVLQFHNDQSMGTKWKAFLKKAKLSEIPFQDVIASLQKFLELPIQACFNNKDFLLEWKSDEQKWV
- a CDS encoding type IV toxin-antitoxin system AbiEi family antitoxin domain-containing protein; this translates as MVAHDIVASYDGIVRTSDFNENGIHNDELSRFCTSGKLYRVRKGVYSAVPTNEIAEERLLAELLPDVVICMESALYYYGYSDHAPTDWTISVPRSFSRSRLKIDGLFLKTRYVQEELFDLGLSTENFNGFELKIYDRERCVCDCFKYRNKIDSELFNKALNAYASDPQKNLMKLLDYARKMRVQKKVREIMEVLFNG